In the genome of Candidatus Tectomicrobia bacterium, the window TGAGCCAGCTCTGGGTGGCCGAGGAGTCCGAGAGGAAGATGGTGTCGGGCGGCATGGCCTCCCGGACGGTTTTCATCACGAAGAGGCCGTGGAAGGGCGGCGCATGGGGCTTCGCCAGGAAGGCCGCCAGCCGCTCGGCGTAGAGCCGCCGCCCGGCGCGGATGCGCACGTGCCCCTCCCCCAGCGGAGCCTCCCCAATATCCTCCAGGCGCTTGAGGATCCCCTGCAGGGCTTCCCTCACGTCCCCCAGGACGCCGAGCGAGGCGGGGTAGTTGCGCCCGATGCGCTGGGGGTCCACGTCCACCTGGATCATGTTCCTGGGGATGGGCGTCTTGTAGTAGGAAGTGGCGAACTGGCCGAAGCCCGTCCCCAGGGCGAGGCAGAGATCGGCTTCCCGCAGCAGCTCCTCGCAGCCCTCGAAGTGATAGAGGCCGAAGGAGAGCGGATCGCGCTCCGAGAGCACCCCCCGCGCCTTGATCGAGGTCACGACCGGGGCCCCGAGCCGGGCGGCCAGGAGCTGCACCTCCCGCTCGCAGCCCGCGATCACCACCCCCTGACCCGCGTAGATGACGGGCCGCTTCGCGGCGCGGAGCATGGAGGCGGCCTGGTCGAGCGCCTTCTCGTCCGCCTTGGGCAGGGGATCCGGCTGGGGGAACTCGGGGGCGCGGAGCACCCGCTCCTCCTCGGCGGAGAAGAGGTCGGACTTCATCACCACCTGGACGGGCCCGGGGCGGCCGGCCCTGGCCCAGCGGTAGGCGGCCTCGACGGCGGGGGCGATGCCGGCCACGGAGCCGGGGACGAGGACCTTCTTCACCACATGATCGAGGGCGCGCTCCATGTCCACGTCGTGGATGGCGCTGCGGTCGCGCATCTTATCGGCCAGGGCCGAGGTGACGGCCACCACGGGCACGGCGTCCTCGCGGGCCGACTGGAGGGCGGTGGCGAGGTTGGTGCCGCCCGGCCCCGGGACGGTGAAGACGGCGCCCGTCTTCCCCGAAACCTTGGCGTAGCCGTCCGCCGCGAAGCCGGCCCCCTGCTCGTGCCGGGTGATGATGGGGGTGATGCCCGGCTGATCGATCAGGGCGTCGTAGAGGGGGAGGGTGAGGGTCCCCGGGATGCCGAAGAGGTACTCCGCTCCGTTCGCCCGGAGGGCGTCGAGCAGGACCTGGGAGCCGGTTCGCGCCATTTCGCCTCCGAGAGAGCGGGATAATGTGGCTGGGACATTAGGAGGCCGCCGTAGGGGTGTCAACCGTACCGTGCCGCCTGGGCCGGGGCGCGCGCAGGTTTGCCTCCCGGCCCCCGATGGACTACTTTCCTCTCGCCGAAGGAGGCCCAGGGAGGCGGGATGTTCAGCCAGAAAGCGGTCGAAAGGCTCAGGGAGGCGCGCTCGATCGTGGCCCTCTCGGGCGCGGGGGTGAGCGCCGAGAGCGGCGTGCCCACCTTCCGGGGGGCGGGGGGGTTGTGGCGCAGCCACGACGCCATGTCCCTGGCCAGCGTGCAGGCCTTCGTCCGCGACCCCAAGCTCGTCTGGGAGTTCTACAACTGGCGCCGCGAGGTGCTCGCCCCCCTCAAGCCGAACCCGGGGCATTACGCCCTCGCGGCCATCGAGGAGCGGGCTCCCCGCTTCACCCTGGTGACCCAGAACATCGACAACCTGCACCGCGAGGCGGGGACGAAAAACCTCGTCGAGCTGCACGGGAACATCTGGCGGGTGCGCTGCTCGGACATGGATTGCGAGGACGCGCTCTTCCCCCGGGAGAACCGCCAGGTGCCCATCGCGCCCCTGCCCCCGGTCTGCGGGCGCTGCGGGGGGCTCCTCCGGCCCCATATCGTGTGGTTCGGGGAGATGCTCGACCCGGAGAACCTGCGCTCGGCCATGCTCGCGGTGAGCGAGTGCGACTACCTCATCGTGGCGGGGACCTCCGCCGTGGTGCAGCCGGCGGCCTCGATGCCGCTGCTGGCGCGGAAGGGCGGCGCCTTCGTCCTCGAGATCAACCCCGAGCCCACCGAGCTGAGCGGACTCCTCGACGAGTGCGTCCAGGCGCCCTCGGGGGAGGCCCTGCCCCGGCTGGCCGAGCTGGCCTACGGGATTTCGGCGCCCGCCTGAGCGGCGCCGCGCGGAGGACGACGTGGCAAGGCCGAAGATCACCTCGGTGCGCGGGGTGCACGACATCCTGCCGGAGGAGACGCCCCGCTGGCAGCGGGTGGAGGGCCTCGCGCGGGAGATCTTCGCCCGCTACGGATACAGCGAGATCCGCATCCCGGCCTTCGAGCGGACGGAGCTCTTCGCGCGCTCCATCGGCGAGGAGACCGACATCGTCAACAAGGAGATGTACACCTTCGACGACAAGGGGGGCGAGTCCCTCACCCTGCGTCCCGAGGCCCCGGCCTCCATCTGCCGGGCCTACGTCCAGCACGCCCTCTACAACCAGCCGGGCGTGGCCAAGCTCTTCTTCATCGGCCCGATGTTCCGCTACGAGCGCCCCCAGGCGGGGCGCCTGCGCCAGTTCCACCAGATCGACGCCGAGGCCTTCGGCTCCGAGGACCCGGCGGTGGACGCCGAGGTCATCGTCATGCTGGCGGATTTCCTCTCGGCGGCGGGGCTGAAGGATCTCTCCCTTCAGATCAACAACCTGGGGGACGCCGAGAGCCGCCCCGCCTACTCCAGGGCCTTGCAGGAGTTCCTCCGGCGGGAGACGAAGGGCATGGGCCCCGAGGTCGAGGCCCGGGTGGAGCGCAACCCCATGCGCTTCCTCGACAGCAAGGACCCGGACCACCAGGCCATCATCGCCCGCGCCCCGACCATCGACCAATTCTGGAACGAGGCCTGCCGGAAGCACCTAGAAACCGTGTGCGGGCATCTGAAGGGCGCCGGCATCCGCTACGAGGTCAACCCGCGCCTGGTGCGCGGGCTGGACTACTACCGCCTGACGGTCTTCGAGGTCACGAGCGCGAACCTCGGCGCCCAGAACGCGGTGTGTGGCGGGGGGCGCTACGACGGGCTGGTCGAGGAGCTGGGCGGCCCTCCGGCACCCGCCATCGGCTTCGCCATCGGGATGGAGCGCCTGCTCCAGCTCATCGGCGGGGCCGGCGAGGGGTCGGCTCCCGCGCTCGACGCTTTCATCGTCCCCCTGGGGGAGCGGGCCGCCGCCGAGGCGTTCGCGCTCGCGGGGGAGCTCCGCAGGGGCGGCCTGCGGGCCGACCTCTCTTTCGGCGGGGGGAGCATGAAGAGCCAGATGCGCCGGGCCGACCGCTCGGGGGCGCCCTATGTGCTCATCCTGGGGGACCAGGAGCTCGACAAGGGCGTCGTCAACCTGAAGCACATGAAAGAAAGCCGCAGCGAGGAAGTGCCCCGGGGCGAGATCCTGCCGAAATTGTTAGCGGATCGGCGGTAGGAGATCTTGCTTGTTTTCCCCTCCCCCGAGTTCTTTGGGGCGTGGGGGAGGGTCGGGGTGGGGGAAACCTTCTCGATGGCTTTTCCCTCTCCCTACCCCCTCCCGGAGGGAGGGGGAGAAATACAGATGCTCTCTTGAACGAAAGAAAGATTACGCCTCCCACTCGTACACCTGTAACGCCCCCCGCTCCTCGAAACCCATCCGCCGGTAGAAGGCGGTGACGGGAATGTCGGCGTCGTCGGCGATGAGCTCCAGGGCCGAGAGCTTCAACTCGCGCGCCCTGTGGGCGGCGGCTCCGATGAGAACCTTCCCCCACCCCTTTCCCCGGTACTCGGGCCGGACCCCGATATCGGGGACGTAGGCGGTCCGGTCCCCGGCCCGGAGGCGGAGGGGGTCCACCGCGAGCACCGCCATGCCAATCAACCCCGAGGGCTCCGCCAGCGAATCGAGCAGGAGGCAGTTTTCGGGCGAGGCGTCCTCCTCCTCGAACCAGGCGGCGATGTCCCGCCCGGCGTGAGGCCTGAAGTTCCACATCTTCGAGAAAATGGCGCTGTAGAGCCCTGCGGCGGGCTCCAGGTCGGCGGGCGGCACCAGGGGCCGGACGACGTAGCCCGGCGGGAGGCGCGGATAGGGTACGCTCTCCAAATCCCCCCGGCGGAAAAGGCGCAGGGTCCGGAGCCTCCGGCCCCCCGTCGCGGCGAGGAAAGCTTCCGGAAGTTCTTCCTGGAAATACCCCCAGACGCCGCCCAGGCCTTCCTCGCGGGCGGCCTCCTTCACGGCACGGAGAAGGGTCTTCCCGATGCCCTTCCGGCGGCGGGACGGGGAGACGAAGAGGGCGTCCAGGCAGAGGCGGCCCCGGGCCCGGGTCTCCCGGTCCGGCGCCGTCCGGGCGAAGCCGGCGGCGGCGCCCGGCGGGCCCGCCAGCCAGGCGCGGCACCCGGGGGGGAGGAGGAGCGGCTCTCCCGGCTTCCCGGCCGCGCCGGGGCCGAGCGCCTCCTCCAGGAGGCGGCGG includes:
- a CDS encoding thiamine pyrophosphate-binding protein; this encodes MARTGSQVLLDALRANGAEYLFGIPGTLTLPLYDALIDQPGITPIITRHEQGAGFAADGYAKVSGKTGAVFTVPGPGGTNLATALQSAREDAVPVVAVTSALADKMRDRSAIHDVDMERALDHVVKKVLVPGSVAGIAPAVEAAYRWARAGRPGPVQVVMKSDLFSAEEERVLRAPEFPQPDPLPKADEKALDQAASMLRAAKRPVIYAGQGVVIAGCEREVQLLAARLGAPVVTSIKARGVLSERDPLSFGLYHFEGCEELLREADLCLALGTGFGQFATSYYKTPIPRNMIQVDVDPQRIGRNYPASLGVLGDVREALQGILKRLEDIGEAPLGEGHVRIRAGRRLYAERLAAFLAKPHAPPFHGLFVMKTVREAMPPDTIFLSDSSATQSWLMEQAFEIYRPKSILLSEAYQSMGYALGAAIGARLGAPERPVCAIIGDGSFTMVCGELATATALNLPITFLIFNDGKYGALRHSQTHVFGGRYIGTDLNNPDFPTLARAFGAKGHKVTSADSLRGALKASLQEGGVHVVDCPIAPDVLSTRWERAARTFSAAGRPGGS
- a CDS encoding NAD-dependent deacylase, encoding MFSQKAVERLREARSIVALSGAGVSAESGVPTFRGAGGLWRSHDAMSLASVQAFVRDPKLVWEFYNWRREVLAPLKPNPGHYALAAIEERAPRFTLVTQNIDNLHREAGTKNLVELHGNIWRVRCSDMDCEDALFPRENRQVPIAPLPPVCGRCGGLLRPHIVWFGEMLDPENLRSAMLAVSECDYLIVAGTSAVVQPAASMPLLARKGGAFVLEINPEPTELSGLLDECVQAPSGEALPRLAELAYGISAPA
- a CDS encoding histidine--tRNA ligase — translated: MARPKITSVRGVHDILPEETPRWQRVEGLAREIFARYGYSEIRIPAFERTELFARSIGEETDIVNKEMYTFDDKGGESLTLRPEAPASICRAYVQHALYNQPGVAKLFFIGPMFRYERPQAGRLRQFHQIDAEAFGSEDPAVDAEVIVMLADFLSAAGLKDLSLQINNLGDAESRPAYSRALQEFLRRETKGMGPEVEARVERNPMRFLDSKDPDHQAIIARAPTIDQFWNEACRKHLETVCGHLKGAGIRYEVNPRLVRGLDYYRLTVFEVTSANLGAQNAVCGGGRYDGLVEELGGPPAPAIGFAIGMERLLQLIGGAGEGSAPALDAFIVPLGERAAAEAFALAGELRRGGLRADLSFGGGSMKSQMRRADRSGAPYVLILGDQELDKGVVNLKHMKESRSEEVPRGEILPKLLADRR
- a CDS encoding GNAT family N-acetyltransferase is translated as MADARRFDPREPAGEADFRRLLEEALGPGAAGKPGEPLLLPPGCRAWLAGPPGAAAGFARTAPDRETRARGRLCLDALFVSPSRRRKGIGKTLLRAVKEAAREEGLGGVWGYFQEELPEAFLAATGGRRLRTLRLFRRGDLESVPYPRLPPGYVVRPLVPPADLEPAAGLYSAIFSKMWNFRPHAGRDIAAWFEEEDASPENCLLLDSLAEPSGLIGMAVLAVDPLRLRAGDRTAYVPDIGVRPEYRGKGWGKVLIGAAAHRARELKLSALELIADDADIPVTAFYRRMGFEERGALQVYEWEA